Proteins found in one bacterium genomic segment:
- a CDS encoding HD domain-containing phosphohydrolase has protein sequence MLEADAWYRALVEQSLTGIYLIVGKRFLYVNQAFAEIFGYRTEEIIGRLGPAELTHPEDRLVVARHIRDRLKGAADVAHYQFRGVRKDGSMVWIEAFGRRIEDQGHPAILGTLMDITQRRQDADRMQSQLRRLGALRSIDMAITASLDIHVTLNVILDEVLSQLTVDAADVLLLDAHTQRLRYAAGRGFRTGVLQHTSLALGEGHAGQVALDRRPCIIENLNLTPGAFLHAPLLASEEFVAYYAVPLLAKGHVNGVLELWHRTPLFPDQAWCEFLEALAGQTAIAVDSAALFNDLERTNVDLKRAYDRTIEGWSRALDLRDEQTEGHAQRVADLTERLARRMGVPDTELVHIRRGALLHDIGKMGVPDAILMKSGPLTDDEWTIMRKHPVYARDMLAPIDYLRPALDIPYSHHEKWDGTGYPLGLNGVQIPLSARIFAVVDVWDALRSSRPYRVAVSTAEVVAHIREQSGKHFDPAVVEVFLSLLAEGAVNLTDPREAPRCEETLPGAP, from the coding sequence GTGCTCGAAGCTGACGCGTGGTACCGGGCGCTGGTTGAGCAATCCCTGACAGGTATTTATCTGATCGTGGGCAAGCGCTTTCTCTACGTGAATCAAGCGTTTGCCGAGATCTTTGGCTATCGCACTGAGGAGATCATTGGACGCCTCGGCCCCGCTGAGCTGACGCACCCGGAAGACCGCCTGGTGGTTGCCCGCCACATCCGAGATCGTCTCAAGGGCGCGGCGGACGTCGCCCACTATCAGTTTCGAGGGGTACGGAAGGACGGCAGCATGGTCTGGATCGAGGCGTTTGGGCGCCGGATCGAGGACCAAGGCCACCCGGCCATCCTGGGCACCTTGATGGACATCACCCAGCGTCGGCAGGACGCAGACCGGATGCAATCCCAACTGCGGCGTCTTGGAGCACTCCGGTCGATTGACATGGCAATTACCGCCAGCCTCGACATCCACGTGACCTTGAATGTGATCCTGGATGAGGTGTTGTCCCAACTCACCGTTGACGCCGCAGACGTCCTTTTGCTAGATGCCCACACGCAACGGCTGCGCTATGCGGCCGGGCGCGGGTTCCGAACCGGGGTCCTGCAACACACCAGTTTGGCGCTCGGGGAAGGGCACGCAGGTCAGGTGGCACTCGATCGACGTCCATGCATCATCGAGAATCTCAACCTGACCCCTGGGGCCTTCCTCCACGCTCCGCTACTGGCGAGTGAAGAATTCGTCGCGTACTACGCGGTCCCACTCCTCGCCAAGGGGCACGTGAACGGAGTGCTCGAACTGTGGCATCGCACCCCGCTCTTCCCAGACCAGGCGTGGTGTGAGTTTCTTGAAGCCCTGGCAGGGCAGACAGCGATTGCCGTGGACAGTGCCGCCCTGTTCAACGATCTTGAGCGCACGAATGTCGATTTGAAGCGGGCCTATGATCGAACGATTGAGGGATGGTCGCGGGCGCTGGACCTGCGCGATGAGCAGACCGAAGGGCACGCGCAGCGAGTGGCAGATTTGACCGAACGCTTGGCGCGGCGTATGGGCGTCCCCGACACCGAGTTGGTCCATATCCGTCGTGGCGCGCTTCTCCATGATATTGGCAAGATGGGTGTACCCGACGCGATTCTGATGAAGTCAGGACCGCTCACGGACGACGAATGGACGATCATGCGAAAGCACCCGGTCTATGCGAGGGACATGCTCGCGCCCATTGACTATCTGCGGCCGGCGCTAGACATTCCGTACAGCCATCACGAGAAGTGGGACGGGACAGGATATCCACTTGGGCTCAACGGAGTGCAAATCCCTCTCTCGGCGCGCATTTTTGCGGTCGTGGACGTCTGGGACGCACTGAGGTCGAGCCGTCCGTATCGAGTCGCCGTATCCACGGCAGAGGTGGTGGCACACATTCGGGAGCAGAGCGGCAAGCATTTCGATCCAGCGGTGGTCGAAGTGTTTCTCAGCCTTCTCGCCGAGGGAGCCGTGAACCTCACAGATCCCAGAGAGGCACCGCGATGCGAAGAGACCCTACCCGGCGCACCGTAA
- a CDS encoding diguanylate cyclase yields MRRDPTRRTVKIRLQKGAQRSAPHGEGGAEEDLTPTREQLQQLVSHIREVFFISTPEPVRVTYLSPAYEEIWGRPREEVYQRPAAWIESIHPEDRKRAIEVFTHSQWGEPTRMEYRIVRPDGATRWISNRTFPVRDSAGRFYQVVGIAEDITDYKRIEHTLRESLGQTQQAQERLAVALHESQERARESAVLAELVDLLQSSRQGAEAYKIAATIFRGLFFPGSGALCITSSSRNLVEAVATWGDRRVTEQTFDPNSCWALRRGKIHIVKGPDSPMMCEHVRGANPNEYVCVPLAAQGETLGVLCIEGRPEPLAASGKGSTDEIETLVRRATAAGERLSLAVANLHLREVLRRQSIRDPLTNLFNRRYMEESVERELHRGARNHEPVAFLMIDLDHFKQFNDRFGHQAGDSYLRAVGEFLRERTRGLDLVCRYGGEEFLIVLPGASAEDTRQRAEAWREEFKSLTVQHVGQALGGISLSIGIAVFPDHGETLDALIRAADQMLYKAKAEGRDRVLVAMGTHA; encoded by the coding sequence ATGCGAAGAGACCCTACCCGGCGCACCGTAAAGATCCGTCTCCAAAAGGGGGCTCAGAGATCGGCGCCGCACGGTGAAGGAGGCGCAGAGGAGGATCTGACGCCAACCCGGGAACAGCTTCAGCAGTTGGTGAGCCATATCCGAGAAGTCTTCTTCATTAGCACACCCGAGCCTGTCCGCGTCACGTATCTCAGCCCGGCCTACGAGGAGATCTGGGGCAGGCCCCGTGAGGAAGTGTACCAGCGACCGGCGGCCTGGATCGAGTCGATCCATCCGGAGGATCGCAAGCGGGCCATCGAGGTCTTTACGCACTCGCAGTGGGGCGAGCCGACTCGGATGGAGTACCGGATCGTGCGACCGGATGGCGCCACGCGCTGGATCAGCAACCGCACGTTTCCAGTCCGCGATTCCGCCGGGAGGTTCTATCAGGTCGTCGGGATCGCCGAGGATATCACTGACTACAAGCGCATCGAGCATACGTTGCGCGAGAGCTTGGGGCAGACGCAGCAGGCCCAGGAAAGGCTGGCCGTCGCCCTGCACGAGTCGCAGGAGCGGGCCCGAGAAAGCGCCGTGCTCGCTGAATTGGTCGACCTGCTCCAGTCCAGTCGACAAGGTGCCGAGGCTTACAAGATTGCCGCGACCATTTTCCGCGGACTCTTCTTCCCCGGGTCAGGGGCCTTGTGCATCACGAGTTCGTCTCGCAACCTCGTGGAGGCTGTCGCCACATGGGGCGATCGGCGGGTCACCGAGCAGACCTTCGATCCCAACAGTTGTTGGGCGCTCCGGCGCGGCAAGATACACATCGTGAAGGGTCCGGACTCCCCGATGATGTGCGAGCATGTACGTGGCGCAAATCCGAATGAATACGTGTGTGTTCCGTTGGCGGCGCAAGGCGAAACGCTCGGAGTGCTGTGTATCGAGGGTCGGCCGGAGCCTCTCGCCGCGTCAGGGAAAGGATCAACGGACGAAATCGAGACTCTCGTCCGTCGAGCGACCGCGGCGGGAGAGCGCCTCTCCTTGGCGGTGGCAAATTTGCACTTGCGAGAAGTACTCCGCCGTCAGTCCATTCGTGATCCGCTCACGAACCTCTTCAACCGGCGCTACATGGAAGAATCGGTGGAACGAGAGTTGCACCGTGGTGCGCGCAATCACGAGCCCGTCGCATTTCTCATGATTGATCTCGATCACTTCAAGCAGTTCAATGATCGATTCGGGCACCAGGCGGGCGACAGTTACCTCCGTGCTGTAGGCGAGTTCTTGCGAGAGCGAACCCGTGGGTTAGACCTTGTGTGCCGCTATGGAGGCGAAGAGTTCTTGATCGTTCTGCCGGGTGCGTCGGCTGAAGACACTCGCCAGCGCGCGGAAGCATGGCGTGAAGAATTCAAATCCTTAACGGTACAGCATGTCGGTCAGGCCCTCGGGGGCATCAGCCTTTCAATCGGGATCGCAGTTTTCCCCGATCACGGCGAGACGTTGGACGCATTGATTCGCGCAGCCGATCAGATGCTCTATAAGGCGAAGGCCGAGGGGCGTGACAGAGTCCTCGTGGCGATGGGCACACATGCTTGA
- a CDS encoding recombinase family protein, with the protein MMRVGIYARISTNDKDQNLQTQLQPLAEYVEAQGWTLAGTWTDEASAMDLKHRTGWKALLNAASKRRVDLILVHRLDRAFRSVSHAVTTLEQLRRWRVGLRSFSEAWLDTSGENPVSDLIFNVLASVAQFERSLIASRVRAGMARARREGKTLGRPRAINGEWAQVEPLLASGQLSQSEAARRLGVSRTTVYRLLQNGGGSSGSQGPAN; encoded by the coding sequence ATGATGCGCGTCGGGATCTACGCGAGAATCTCCACGAACGACAAAGACCAGAATCTCCAGACGCAGCTCCAGCCGCTCGCTGAGTACGTCGAGGCGCAGGGATGGACGCTTGCCGGCACATGGACCGATGAGGCGTCGGCGATGGACCTCAAGCATCGGACGGGCTGGAAGGCGCTCCTCAACGCTGCCTCGAAACGCCGCGTGGACCTCATCTTGGTGCATCGGCTCGACCGAGCCTTCCGGAGCGTCTCTCATGCGGTCACAACGCTGGAGCAGCTCCGCCGTTGGCGCGTGGGCCTGCGCTCCTTCTCCGAGGCGTGGCTGGACACGAGCGGAGAGAATCCCGTCTCGGACTTGATCTTCAACGTCCTGGCCAGCGTGGCGCAGTTTGAGCGGAGCCTGATTGCCTCCCGGGTACGGGCGGGCATGGCGAGAGCGAGGCGGGAGGGGAAGACGCTCGGACGGCCGCGGGCAATCAACGGAGAATGGGCCCAGGTCGAGCCGCTCCTGGCGAGTGGACAGCTCAGCCAGAGCGAGGCGGCAAGGCGCTTGGGCGTATCGAGGACGACGGTGTACCGGCTGTTGCAAAATGGTGGCGGTTCCAGCGGGTCGCAAGGCCCTGCAAACTAA